From a single Phragmites australis chromosome 7, lpPhrAust1.1, whole genome shotgun sequence genomic region:
- the LOC133923853 gene encoding uncharacterized protein LOC133923853, with protein MALDTLLLPSSSSTKAAAGDHSDSQRHHHHHGSKLKKKPKTPPPRTPPGAGSHRAMSSSVASSRRSPKLATAKNPQYQHRVQSKKAAAAATQSSSSSWEQLKSLLSCRSATAAARVHDPAAPSALARLRGGGGACGASLCAIRDVVDAASSAASSAAASASADCDTAPLTSRRAHRALSSSSSVTGGSHSSLRGLSGCYECRAINVEPMSRRYPRPRELCACSQCGEVFTKDDSLEHHQAIRHAVSELGPEDSGRNIVEIIFKSSWQKRGGSICQIERILKVHNAPRTVARFEAYRDAVRSRCRAVVAARAAADGNELLRFHSAPLACALGLNGATALCCAAGSTSTATASSSSAPPPPNAAASCGVCAAIWHGFAPWVGAHPLGVRTTASSGRAHDCGASMPAHAASADAGCRAMLVCRVIAGRVSRDGDATTADEEGPFDSVAGEDAASSSLYGNLEELFVANPRAILPCFVVIYCVLES; from the exons ATGGCTCTCGACACTCTCCTGctcccttcctcctccagcaccAAGGCCGCTGCCGGCGACCACTCCGACAGCCAGcggcatcaccaccaccatggcagcaagctcaagaagaagccAAAGACTCCACCGCCGAGAACCCCGCCAGGCGCGGGAAGCCACCGCGCCATGTCGTCGTCGGTCGCGTCGTCCAGGAGGAGCCCCAAGCTCGCCACGGCCAAGAACCCCCAGTACCAGCACCGCGTGCAGTCAAAgaaggcagcggcggcggcaacacAGTCCTCTTCGTCCTCGTGGGAGCAGCTCAAGAGCCTGCTGAGCTGCCGGAGCgctacggcggcggcgcgcgtgCACGACCCGGCCGCGCCCTCGGCCCTGGCGCgcctccgcggcggcggcggcgcgtgcgGAGCCTCGCTCTGCGCCATCCGCGACGTGGTCGATGCCGCCAGCTCCGCCgcgtcctccgccgccgcctcggcatcCGCCGACTGCGACACCGCCCCGCTCACCAGCCGCCGCGCGCACCGcgccttgtcctcctcctcctccgtcaccGGCGGAAGCCACTCTTCTCTGAGGGGCCTCTCTGGCTGCTACGAGTGCCGCGCCATCAACGTGGAGCCCATGTCAAG GCGATACCCGAGGCCGAGGGAGCTGTGCGCTTGCTCGCAGTGCGGGGAGGTGTTCACCAAGGACGACAGCTTGGAGCACCACCAGGCCATTCGACATGCCG TGTCGGAGCTGGGGCCGGAGGACTCGGGCCGCAACATCGTGGAGATCATCTTCAAGTCAAGCTGGCAGAAGCGGGGCGGTTCCATCTGCCAGATCGAACGCATCCTCAAGGTGCACAACGCCCCGCGCACCGTCGCGCGCTTCGAGGCCTACCGCGACGCCGTCCGCTCCCGGTGCCGCGCCGTCGTcgccgcgcgcgccgccgccgacggcaACGAGCTGCTCCGGTTCCACTCTGCGCCGCTGGCCTGCGCGCTAGGCCTCAACGGCGCCACCGCGCTCTGCTGCGCCGCTGGCTCCACCAGCACCGCCACGGCGTCGTCGTCttcagctcctcctcctcctaacgCTGCCGCCAGTTGCGGCGTGTGCGCGGCGATCTGGCACGGGTTCGCGCCATGGGTGGGCGCGCACCCTCTCGGCGTGCGCACCACGGCCAGCAGCGGCCGCGCCCACGACTGCGGCGCCTCGATGCCGGCGCACGCCGCGAGCGCGGACGCTGGGTGCCGGGCCATGCTGGTGTGCCGCGTCATCGCCGGCCGCGTCAGCCGCGACGGCGACGCCACGACAGCGGATGAGGAGGGCCCGTTCGACTCGGTGGCCGGCGAGGACGCGGCGAGCAGCAGCTTGTACGGGAATCTCGAGGAGCTCTTCGTGGCCAATCCGAGGGCCATCCTGCCGTGCTTCGTCGTCATCTACTGTGTGCTCGAATCTTGA